Proteins from a genomic interval of Bradyrhizobium sp. CCGB01:
- a CDS encoding FAD/NAD(P)-binding protein, giving the protein MGPEGRHAIVIGGGASGALMAFQLLKASPPDLRVTLIEKRPEIGRGLAYHAGNPEHLLNVRVSNMSALPDDPGHFWEWLCGRPDGPMCPDPYCFVPRQTYGDYLADLIAPLTCPDGTRGLTILQNECIAIRETPSDVAVLLADGTRLTGTMAVLATGHDAPASRLPGHVDPWVAPTTAGIDRNATMLILGMGLSMVDYVLSLLRHGHRGQIVALSRRGLLPRAHRRIDPMRLAESEIPFGARIGALLHWFRRRIEAHAAEGGDWRSAIDAIRPHTQRLWRELPLESRRRFLEHARAWWDVHRHRTAPEVETRITEALANGRLTVISGKLTTVTPNQCGALVSYRRRGQSALSELQVGAIVDCTGIVKDPGASSNPAVRSLFDNGLARIDPLRIGIEVTPDCAIVGEHGSPSRRLYAVGPLTRAAFWEIIAVPDIRQQCADLAARLRTLSL; this is encoded by the coding sequence ATGGGTCCGGAGGGGCGGCACGCGATTGTCATCGGCGGGGGCGCGAGCGGCGCCCTGATGGCGTTTCAGCTCCTGAAAGCGTCTCCACCGGATCTGCGCGTAACACTGATCGAGAAACGACCCGAGATCGGCCGCGGCCTTGCCTATCATGCAGGCAATCCCGAACACCTCCTCAACGTTCGCGTATCGAACATGAGCGCGCTGCCTGATGATCCCGGGCATTTCTGGGAGTGGCTGTGCGGGCGACCCGATGGGCCGATGTGTCCTGATCCCTACTGCTTCGTTCCGCGGCAGACCTATGGCGACTATCTCGCCGACCTGATCGCGCCACTGACCTGCCCCGACGGAACACGAGGTCTCACGATCTTGCAGAACGAGTGCATCGCGATTCGCGAAACGCCCTCCGATGTCGCCGTCTTGCTCGCCGATGGAACACGGCTGACAGGTACCATGGCCGTTCTGGCCACCGGCCACGACGCCCCGGCGTCGCGCCTGCCCGGCCATGTCGATCCATGGGTCGCTCCCACTACTGCCGGCATCGACAGAAACGCAACCATGCTGATCCTCGGCATGGGTCTGTCGATGGTCGATTACGTGCTGTCCCTGCTTCGCCACGGACACCGGGGGCAGATCGTCGCCCTGTCGCGGCGCGGACTGCTGCCGAGAGCCCATCGCCGCATCGATCCGATGCGTCTCGCCGAGAGTGAAATTCCGTTCGGCGCCCGGATCGGCGCCCTGCTGCACTGGTTTCGCCGCCGTATCGAAGCGCATGCGGCAGAGGGCGGCGACTGGCGCAGCGCGATCGACGCCATCAGGCCACACACCCAGCGGCTCTGGCGGGAGTTGCCGCTGGAATCACGGCGCAGATTCCTGGAGCATGCCCGCGCCTGGTGGGACGTCCATCGCCACCGTACGGCGCCCGAGGTCGAGACTCGCATCACGGAGGCGCTTGCGAATGGACGCTTGACCGTCATCTCCGGCAAGCTCACCACCGTCACACCGAACCAATGTGGTGCGCTCGTCAGCTATCGCAGGCGCGGCCAGAGCGCGCTGTCCGAGCTTCAGGTCGGCGCGATCGTGGACTGCACCGGCATTGTCAAAGACCCGGGCGCCAGCAGCAACCCGGCGGTGCGCAGCCTGTTCGACAATGGTCTTGCGCGGATCGATCCCTTACGGATCGGCATCGAGGTTACGCCGGATTGTGCGATCGTTGGCGAACATGGATCACCATCACGACGCCTCTACGCTGTTGGCCCGCTCACCCGGGCCGCGTTCTGGGAGATCATCGCCGTACCAGATATAAGGCAGCAATGCGCGGATCTGGCGGCGCGTCTCCGGACTCTTTCGCTGTAG
- a CDS encoding VOC family protein, producing MVDGLPGEVEVITLFVDDIASSKAFYAKVFAPETVWEDQVSSVLRFGGLLINLLDVSQAPTLVEPLPVGPSSAGARALLTIRVVDVDQVCAALREIGVDLLNGPIDRPWGRRTASFADPSGHVWEIAQVIDRT from the coding sequence ATGGTCGATGGTCTGCCGGGCGAAGTTGAAGTCATCACATTGTTCGTCGATGATATTGCATCGTCGAAGGCGTTCTACGCCAAGGTTTTCGCGCCTGAGACCGTCTGGGAGGACCAGGTCTCATCCGTGCTCAGATTTGGCGGGCTCCTGATCAACCTTCTCGACGTGTCTCAGGCGCCGACGCTCGTCGAGCCGCTGCCTGTCGGGCCGTCATCCGCTGGGGCGCGCGCGCTGTTGACGATCAGGGTTGTTGACGTTGATCAGGTCTGCGCGGCTCTCCGGGAGATTGGTGTCGATTTGCTCAATGGGCCGATCGACCGTCCCTGGGGAAGGCGAACCGCGTCTTTCGCGGACCCCTCGGGTCATGTCTGGGAGATTGCGCAGGTGATTGACCGGACCTAA
- a CDS encoding class II aldolase/adducin family protein, whose amino-acid sequence MNKVVEKPRKYSLVERTPAATFEEERLHRKQRLAATFRLFSRYGFDQGLAGHVTVRDPEFPERFWINPLSKHFSQIKVSDLQLVDHDGNILIGDKPINQAGFVIHSAIHAAHPEVIAAAHTHSTYGKAWSALGRLLDPLTQDSCAFYEDHVLFDPFSGVVLEAEEGRKIAQALGSKKAAILQNHGLLTVGPTIEAAAWWYIAMDNAARAQLLAEAAGTPKPIPHEIASLTSRQVGTHKGGYFSFQPLWDWITEAEPDLFN is encoded by the coding sequence ATGAACAAGGTTGTCGAGAAGCCCAGGAAATATTCGTTGGTCGAGCGGACGCCGGCGGCGACGTTCGAGGAGGAGAGGCTGCACCGCAAGCAGCGTCTCGCCGCTACGTTCCGGCTGTTTTCGCGCTACGGGTTCGATCAGGGCCTCGCGGGCCATGTCACCGTGCGCGATCCGGAATTCCCCGAACGGTTCTGGATCAACCCGCTGTCGAAGCATTTCAGCCAGATCAAGGTGTCCGACCTTCAGCTCGTCGACCACGACGGCAATATCCTGATCGGCGACAAGCCGATCAACCAGGCCGGCTTCGTGATCCATTCGGCGATTCATGCGGCGCACCCCGAGGTGATCGCGGCTGCGCACACCCATTCGACTTACGGCAAGGCCTGGTCGGCGCTCGGCCGGCTGCTCGATCCGCTGACGCAGGATTCCTGCGCCTTCTATGAGGATCACGTGCTGTTCGATCCGTTCTCTGGCGTCGTGCTGGAGGCGGAAGAAGGTCGCAAGATCGCGCAGGCGCTGGGATCGAAGAAGGCCGCGATCCTGCAAAATCACGGCCTGCTGACGGTGGGACCGACCATCGAGGCCGCGGCCTGGTGGTACATCGCGATGGACAATGCCGCCCGTGCTCAGTTGCTTGCGGAGGCCGCCGGTACGCCGAAGCCCATCCCGCATGAGATCGCCAGCCTGACCTCGCGACAGGTCGGCACGCACAAGGGCGGCTACTTCAGCTTCCAGCCACTGTGGGACTGGATCACCGAGGCGGAACCGGATCTGTTCAATTAG